The DNA window AAGCACTACTTCTATCCGGACCTGCCGAAGGGGTACCAGATCTCCCAGTACGACACGCCGATCTGCTATGACGGCTACCTGGAGGTCTTCCCGGGGGAGGAGGAGGACGCGTCCCCGTCGGCCCCCGACTCCCGGCGCGTCGGCCTGACGCGCATCCACATGGAGGAGGACGCGGGCAAGTCCGTACACGCTTCGGCCGGGGGGACCACCCGACTCGACAACAACCGGTGCGGGGTGCCGCTGCTGGAGATGGTGACCGAGCCGGACCTCCGCTCCCCCCGGGAGGCCTCCCTCTTCCTGCAGCGACTGCGACAGCTGGTGCGCTACCTCGGCATCAGCGACGGCAACATGGAGGAGGGCTCCCTGCGCTGCGACGCGAACGTGAGCGTGCGCCCCCAGGGCCGCGAGGCGTTCGGGACGCGCACCGAGCTGAAGAACATGAACTCGATGCGCCACGTGGAGCAGGCGCTCGACTACGAAATTGCCCGCCAGATCGCCGCCGAGGAGCGGGGCGAGTCCATCACGCAGCAGACCCTGCTCTGGGACGCCGACGCGGGCACGACCCGGCCCATGCGCTCGAAGGAGGAGGCGCACGACTACCGCTACCTGCCGGATCCGGACCTGGTGGAGGTGCGGATCGAGGACGCCACGGTCGACGAGGTCCGCGCGAACCTTCCCGAACTGCCACGGGCCCGCCGGCGTCGGTTCGTCGAAGAGGTGGGCCTGCCGGCGTACGACGCTGGCGTCCTCACCGAGGAGCGCGCCGTGGCCGACTACTTCGAGGAGGCCCTGCGGCACCTCTACAAGCGCACGAAGGGCGGCGACACCGACGCGCAGGCCAAGGCGGTGTCGAACTTCATCATGACCGAGGTGATGCGCGTGCTCAACGAGCGGGACCTCTCCGTCAGCGAGCTGGGGGTCGGGCCGGAGCGCCTGGCCCAGCTCGTGTTTCTGCGCCTGCAGGACAAGGTCAGCTCCAACGGCGCCCAGGAGGTCTTCGAGGCCATGCTCGACGCCCCCGATAAGAGCGCGGGCCGCATCGCCGACGAGCGGGACCTGATTCAGGTCACCGATCGGGGCGCGATTGCCCCCGTGGTGGAGGACGTCCTGAACGACAATCCGGACAAAGTGAACACCTACCTCGGCGGCAAAGACGGCCTCCTCGGGTTCTTTATCGGGCAGGTGATGCAGCGCTTCGACGGCTCCCCCAATCCGGAGCTGGTCCGGTCGCTGCTTCGGGAAAAGCTCGATGCGCGGCGGGACACGGCGAATGTCGACGAGTAGCCGGTCCGATGATCTCCTCCCCTTCCGCCCACTCCCGTGCCGCCCTGTCGGGGCGGTGCGTCCTGGGCGCCCTTTTCCTCGTCGTGCTGTGCGGGGCCTGCCAGCCGCCCTCCTCGTCGGTCCGGAGCCACCTGACGGGCCGTGTCGCCGTCGACTCCTCGGCCGGGGCCCTCGACGCGTACCGCGACGTGCGGCTCCTCGTGGTTCGGCCGGACGGGCGCCGCCTCGATACACTGGGCCACGCCCGCCCCGGCCCCGACGGCCGCTTCCAGATGTCGATTTCCGCACCGGAGCGGGGCCTCTACGCCCTGTCCCTCTGGGGCCGGGGCGGCCGGGCGCAACTCGCGAGCACGGAGTACGTGGTGGCCCCCGGCGACACCGCCACGCTTCGCGTCTCCCTTCCGCTCCGAGGCGAGGGGCTCCGTCCGGTGTCGCCGGAGAACCGGGCCCTGCAGGCGTACCGCAACGCCATGACCATGCACCGGCGCCTGCTCACGCGCCGGCTCCGGACGGCGCCGTCCAACGCGACCATGCAGGTCCAGAACATCCGCCTCACCAGTAGCGTCCTGTGGGGCCTCCGGGACCGCTACCCCGGCACCTACGCCGCGGGATTTGCCGCCGTCGAGTCCCTCTCTCTGCTCGAAGGCTGGAACGACTCGCTGGTCGTGGCCCGCGCCCAGCGGATCGGCCCCGCCAGTCCGCACTACGCCGACGCCGCCCACATTGCCCGGCGGGCCGAGGCCCGCCTCGACGGCCATCGGGCGGCGCTCGCCCTCCTCGACACGCTGGAGGCCCGGGCCGCCACCGCGCGGCAGCGGGCTGGGGTGCAGGCCGCCCGCATCCAGGCCTTCCTGGACAGCGCACAGGTGGAGGCGGCCCTCTCGGCGTCTCAACGGCTCCGGGCCCGCTTCCCGCGCACGCCCTGGGCCGAATGGGCCCGCCGCACCGAGTACGAGGCGGCCCGGCTCCGGCCGGGCATGACGGCGCCGAACCTAACGCTCCGAACGCTTCGCGGCGACACCCTCTCCCTCCACGGCCTTCGGGGCCGGCCCGTCGTCCTCGAATACTACCGCCCCGGGCTCGACCTGTACGCCCTCCAGCGCCCCCTCCGGAACGCCCTGTACGACGCCACCCGGGCCGACTCCGTCGCGTTCGTCTCCGTCTCCACCGAGCCCGATACGCTCGTCAACCGGGCCTTTCTGCACAACCGACGACTGCCGGGCCATCGGGCCATCGCCGCCGACGGGCCGCAAGACCCGCTCGTCCGCCGGTACAACGCCACGCGCCTCCCCCGGTGGATTCTCATCGACGACACCGGGGCCATCGTGGACTGCTACTGGGCCGGCGATTTTCCTGCCCTCCGGCAGGGCCTCACGCAACTCCTCCACGCTCGGCCCACGGCGGCCGCCCCCCTCTCCCTGCCCTAACCTTTTCCGCGGTCCTTCATGGAGTCGGAACGTGACGGCCTTGAAACATGCCCCGCTGTCCGCGTACTTGGCTCGTGCTGGTTCATCGTTGGTCTTCTGCGATAGCTCCACCCGTGCCGTGCCGTCTGCTCTCTCCGGGACCTTCTCCTACATCAAGAACTTTCTTCAGGATCAGGATGTCGCGGCGATCGTGCCTTCCTCCTCCTTTCTGGTCCGACGCGTCTGCAAGTGGATCGACTTCGAGGAGGACCAGGTCGTCGTCGAGTACGGCCCCGGAAACGGGGTCTTCAGCGAGTTCATTCTCGACCGCATGACGGCGGACTCGACGCTCCTCCTGGTCGAGAGCAACCCCGACTTCGTGGAGATGCTCGAGGAATGGACGAGCGACGACCCCCGGGCGCTCGTCGTGCAGGACCGGGCCGAGCGTATCGTCGACATTCTCGACGCGCACGACGTGGACGCGGTCGACTACATCGTGTCCGGGATTCCCTTCTCCTTCTTCGACGAGGGCGAGCGGGAGGAACTGCTCGCCCGGACCCGAGACGTCCTCGCGGAGGACGGGAAGTTCCTCGTCTATCAGAACTACAACCACCTGGAGGCCCCGCTCCGCAAGCACTTCTCGGCGGTCACGAAGGAGTACGAGCCCCGCAACATCCCCCCGACGATGTTTGTCTACGAGGCGCAGAAGTAGGACGGCGCCCTGCCCGATTCGATTTTCCGCACAACCCTTCCCTGTCTATGCTGGTCGCTGGCAACTGGAAAATGAACACTGACGTCCCGGAAGGCCGGGCGCTCGCCGACGCCATCGCGGAGGGCCTGTCGTCCACGGCCGCCGACCGGGGCGACGTCGACTTCCTCGTCTGCCCCCCGTACGTCCACCTGCCGGCCGTCCGCGAGGCGCTGGCGGACGTCCCCGTCGCGGTGGGGGCCCAGGACATGCACGCACAGGACGAAGGGGCCTACACGGGCGACGTGTCCGCCCCCATGCTGTCCTCCATCGGGTGCGACGCCGTTATTCTCGGCCACTCCGAGCGGCGCACGTACTACGACGAGACCGACGCCGAGGTCAACGCAAAGGCCCAGCAGGCCCGTGCCCACGACCTTGTGCCCATCGTGTGCGTCGGCGAGACCCTCGAGCAGCGGAAGGCGGGGGAGGCCGACACGGTCGTCCGGAGCCAGGTGGACGGGGCGCTGTCGGATGTCTCGATCGATGGCGCGGACGAGCTGATCGTGGCCTACGAGCCGATCTGGGCCATCGGCACGGGGGAATCCGCCGCCGCCGAGCAGGCGCAGGCGATGCACGCGGTGATCCGGGACGACCTGAGGGAGCGCTACGGGGGCGACGTGGCGGACGAGGTGCCGCTCCTCTACGGCGGCAGCATGAAGCCGCACAACGCCTACGGCCTTCTCTCCCAGCCGGACATCGACGGGGGCCTCATCGGCAGCGCGAGCCTCGAGGCGGAGAGCTTCCTCGGTATCGCCGAGAAGGCGGCAGAGGTGCTCGAGACGTCCGGGCACTGACCCTTCCCGTCCGTCAAGCCGTCGCCGTGGCCCGGAACGGCAACGGGGGCGCACCGGGCCCCGCATGGTCCTGCGAGCCGATTTGCACGCCGCCGCCCCACGCTCCTGTGCGTCCTCCCAGGGCGACGACGTTCCTGCGTCGCCGACGTGGACGAAAACCTTTTCTCTTCTTACCATGTGAGGTAGGCCCTCGCCGTCCACATCCGACCGAGGCCTTCTCCTTGTCGTTTTGTCCTACAACCCTCCCCAACCGACCCATGGCCCAAGCAACCCGCACCCCCATTGCCAAGCACCTCGGCGACGAAGCTGAGGACCTTCTCGACCACGAGTGCGAAACCATTCCGAAGGACCAGATTCACCTTCCCGGCCCGGACTTCGTGGACCGCGTCTGGAAGGGCTCGGACCGCAGTCCCCAGGTCCTCCGGTCGATGCAGCAGATCTTCAACCACGGTCGCCTCGGCGGGTCCGGCTACATCTCCATCCTGCCCGTCGACCAGGGCATCGAGCACTCCGCCGGCGTCTCGTTTGCGCCGAACCCGATGTACTTCGACCCCGAGAACATCGTCAAGCTGGCCATCGAGGGCGGCTGCAACGCCGTGGCCACCACCTACGGCGTGCTCGGCTCCGTGGCGCGGGACTACGCCCACAAGATCCCCTTCGTCCTCAAGATCAACCACAGCGAACTGCTCTCGTACCCGAACCGGTACGACCAGGTGCCCTACGCCCGCGTGGAAGACGCCTACGAGCAGGGCTGCGTCGGCGTCGGGGCCACGATCTACTGGGGCTCCGAGGAGTCGAACCGCCAGCTGCAGGAGATCTCGAAGATCTTCTCCCGGGCGCACGAGCTGGGCATGACCACCATCCTCTGGTGCTACGTGCGCAACAAGGAGTTCGTCCTGAACGGCTCCAACTACGAGGGCTCGGCCGACCTGACGGGCCAGGCCAACCACCTCGGGGCCACCATCGAGGCGGACATCATCAAGCAGAAGCAGCCGACCCTCACGGGCGGGTACCAGGCCGTGCGGGACCACAAGGACGAGGGCTACGCGAAGGACCCGTCGCTCGTCGACGAGAAGCTGCTGACGGACCACCCGATCGACATGACCCGCTACCAGGTCGCCAACAACTACATGGGCCGCTGCGGCCTCATCAACTCCGGCGGGGCCAGCGGCGAGAACGACCTGCAGCAGGTCGTCCGGACGGCCGTGATCAACAAGCGCGCCGGCGGGATGGGCCTCATCACCGGTCGCAAGTCGTTCCAGAAGCCGATGGAGGAGGGCGTCGAGATCCTGAACGCCATCCAGGACGTGTACCTCGACGACGACATCACGATTGCCTAACCGCGTGATGCCGAGGGCAGATCAATTCGTACCAGGCCCCGTAGCGTGCCTCCACCGCCCGGTGGGGGCACGCTTTTTTTGTGTCTCAGAACCTGGCATGTTGATTTTCCCTCGCAAGAGGGGCCCTTCCCAATCCTGTCGGGGACGACGTGCAGGCCCTCGCTGCCGCCCGCAGCCTCGTGGCATGCATGGAAAACGGGCTCTCAGGGCCCGGCGGCTTCGTCGGCCGTCCACCTCACGCGCCACGCCCGCTGCGGCTTTGCCTCGCGGCTTCCGCAGCTGTGCGGAAACGGCGTTCCCTCCTGCTCCTGCCACACGTGCGCCGTTCGCGGCTCGCCTTCGGCCCGCACCCGCACCGCCCAGCCCTCGTCGGTCTCGTCCAGCCCCACCCCCCGCACGGCCGGGAGGGCGGTCGCCCCCCGTCGTTGCCGGAGGGACAGACACGCCGCCTGGACGGGCCGCGGCTGGTGGACCGCCCCGCGCACCCGGTCGAGGTCGTGCAGGTGTCCGTCCCGGTGCGCCCCCACCAGGTCGGCCATGTCGGCGGGGCGGAGCCAGCCGTAGTGTGTGCCGTCGGGCAGCACCAGGGCGGTGGGGGCAAAGCGGTGTCCCCCGAGGTGCGACGTCTGCCACGCGGCCTCGGGGGCGGCGTCGGCCACGGCCTGAGCGACGGGGCGCCCCCACTTGGCACAACAGGCATCCCGGCGGCCGTTCACGCAGGTGAGCACGAGCGGCCCTGCCTCAAGGGCAGGACCGGAGCCCCGGAGCGCCTCGGGCACCCGCAGGGCAGGGAGGTCCCCGTAGGCCCCAAGCGACCACTCGCGCACGACCGGCCGCGGCCCGGCCCGCACGGCGATGCAGCGAATGCGGCCCGGGTCGTCCCACCGCTGAAGCCCCCGACGGATGAGCTGCACGCGCAGGTCGGGCATCGTGTCCGTCCACCCCGCAATGGCCTCGTGCACGCTCGGCCCCCACGCCGCATCCTCGACGGCGTCTGTGCTCCACGGCGAGGGGTCTTCGATCAGGAGCCAGTGGGTGGCCTCGGTGGCGGTGCCCCTCGGCGAGACGCCGTGCGAGCGGGCCAGCCGTGAACAAAAAGCGGACGCCATACAATCCTTCTCGACGAAACAGGTACGGAATTCGGGCCCCGTCCGGATGAACGGGGACGACGCCGGAGTCCTGTGATCGGCCTCCGGGTTTGATTGCCTCGTTGAACCCCGCGCCGCCCCCTCTCGTTCGCCCCATCACGCCGGTTTTCCCCCAAGTTCTTCGTGTCCATGCCCGAGCCCGAATCGCCCGAGCCCGACGCGGCTCCGCCCGCAGACGAGGCCCCCGAGGCCGCCCCCGACACGCCGCCCCTGGACCCGTACACGGCCCACTACCCGCCGTGGGCCCGAGAACTGGCACGGAAGTACTTCACGAAGACGGTTTCCACCTTCATCCTCCACGGCGACATTCGCGACGTGGTGCCGACCGAGGACCGCGACGGCGCCCGCATCTACCCGCCGCTTCGGCGCTTCCTGACCGACGACCTGTTCGCCGCCCGCGACGTGGTGGTCTTCTACGACCGCAGCGCCGGGATCCACTTCGCGGACGCGGCCTCCCGACGAGACTTCAGCCGCGCCCTGGCCGGGGAGGAGCGCCTCGCCGGCACCGAATACGAGAACAACCTGCCGAAGGCCCCCAACAAGGTCTTCGAGCTGCTGGAGGACTACTTTCGCCTCCGCCTCTCGAACGGCACCCGAGTGGCCTGCGTCATCGACTACGCGGAGACGGTGGCCCCCATGGCCGAGGCGTCGATGTACTCGGCCCCGGATCGGCAGTCGCTCGTGTACCTGCAGAAGTGGTCCCGCGACTCGCTCTTTCTGGAGAGCGACTTCACGCTCACCCTTCTCACCGAAAACCTGACGGACTTGAACCAGCAGCTCGTCCAGAGCCCCCACACCGCCGAGATTTACGTCCCGATTCCGGAGGGCGACGACCGGCAGGCGTACATCGACTGGGCCCTGGACGAGCGGGGCGACCGGTTCCGGGCACACTCGGACGTGTCCCCGGAGGCCCTGGCCCAGAACACGGCGGGCCTCAACTACACGCAGCTGCGGACGATCCTGGCCGACGTGCTGGAGAACCAGAACCGACTGACCGCCGCCACGCTCTCCGACCTGAAGAAGGAGTTCATCGAGGCGGAGGCGTACGGGATGCTCGAGTTTATCGAGACGGACAACTCGCTGGACCTGATCGCGGGCCACACGGAGGCGAAGCGCCACCTGCGCCAGGCCGCCCACGCGGTGCAGACGGGGCAGCACGACGTGCTCCCGATGGGGTACCTCGTGAGCGGGCCCGTGGGCTGCGGCAAGACGTTCCTGATCAACTGCTTCGCCGGGGAAATTGGGATTCCGATGGTGAAGCTCAAGAACTTCCGCTCGCAGTGGCAGGGCGTGACGGAGGGCAACCTGGAAAAGATTCTGAACCTGCTGGAAGCGATGACGCCGGTGGCGGTCATGATCGACGAGGCCGACGCGGCGCTCGGGGACCGCGACGCGCAGGGCGACTCGGGCGTGAGCCAGCGCGTCTTCTCGCAGATCGTCTCGTTCATGAGCGACCCGGCGCACCGGGGGCGCGTGATCTTCTTCCTCGTCACGGCCCGTCCCGACCTGATGCCGGTGGACCTCAAGCGGCAGGGGCGCGCAGAGGAGCACCTCTCGCTCTTCTACCCCCACACCCGCGCGGACCGGGAGGAGCTCCTTCGGGTGATGATGCGCCGAACGGGCGTGGACCTGCCGATTGAGGCGGTTCCCCCTGAACTGCTGGAGGGCGAGCGCACCTACAGCGGGGCCGACATGGAGGCCGTCCTCACCCGCGCCGCCTTCCGGGCCGCCGGGTCGAACGACGGCACCGTGACGCCCGCCCTGCTGCAGGAAACGGTGAACGACTTCATCCCGCCCACCTACCCGACGGAGGTGGAGCTCCAGCAGCTGGCCGCCGTGCTGGAGTGCACGAGCCGCGACCTGCTCCCGGAGCGCTTCCGGTCCATGAAGCGGGAGGAGGTCGTCGAGCGGCTCGAACAGCTGAAACGGATGGTGGACTAGTCGCCCCCCGGCGCGACGAAACGCATCCGAAGACGATGGATGGCCGGATGGACGCCACGACCCGGATGACACTGTCCGTCGGTGCCCTTATGTTTCGGATGATTTGGTTTCCCGCTCCCCATTGGACGCACGCCGCCCGCATGACTGCTTCGACATTTCGCCGCTACGGATTCGGCCTTCTCAGCCTCGTCCTGTTGGTCCTGCCGTCCCGCCTCGCTGCCCAGGACTACGAGGTGCCGACGGTGACCGACACGTACGCCCTCCAGAACGCCCGCGTCGTACAGGCCCCGGGTCAGGTGCTCGAATCGGCAACCGTCGTCGTGCGGGATGGCGTGATCGACGCCGTGGGGCCGGACGCCGAGGTGCCCTACGACGCCCGCACCATCGAGGCCGACTCGCTCGTGGTCTACGCCGGGTTTATTGACGGGCTCTCGCACGCGGGGGTCGAGATGCCGGAGGGCGAGGACACGGACGTCGAGGACCCCGGGAACCCGCCCCCCGACGCGGCGGGCATTCAGCCGGACCGGTCCGTCCGCCCGTTCCTGTCCCCCGACGAATCGGCCCTGCAGTCGCTGCGGAAGGCCGGGTTCACCCTCGGCCACGTCGCCCCGGAGGGACAGATGCTTCCCGGCGCCAGCGCGCACGTCTTCTACGGCGGGGAGACGGCCAACGACATGGTCCTGGAGGCCGGCCCCACCCTCTTCGCCCAGCTCCAGACGGCCGACGGCTACGTGTACCCGGCCACGGGCATGGCCGTGATTGCGCAGATGCGGCAGCTGTACCGCGAGGCGGAGCGCCGCCAACAGCTTGAGGCGGCCTACGAGCGGGACCCCACGGGCCGCCCACAGCCGCCTCAGGACCCACAGCACAGCGCGCTCTTCTCCGTGCTGGACGGCGAGCAGCCCCTCGCCTTCTACGCCGACGAGGCCCTCTCCCTCCACCGCATCCTCGCGCTCCACCAGGAGCTCGACTTCCCGCTCGTGCTGGCCGGCCTTGGGGAGAGCCACGAGCTCGTGGACGCCCTTCAGGCGGTCGACGCGCCGCTTTTTCTAACGCTCGATCTGCCGGAGGAGCCGACGCGGTCGACCGGCCAGGATACCACGACGGCCGATACCACGAGCACCCCGTCCCGCTACTACAACCCGGACCTGCAGGTCCCGTCGCACGAAACGGTCGCCGAGGAGGAAGAGAACCTTGAGCTCCGCCACGCCATGGAGCGGCAGGACTACCTGGAGACGGCCGCCACCCTGCACGACGCCGGGCTTGAATTCGGCTTCACCACCCGCGAGGCCGACCCGGGCGACGTCCGCGGCAACCTCCGCACCATGATCGACCAGGGCCTCCCCGAACAGACGGCCCTCGCCGCCCTCACGACCCGCCCCGCCGCCCAGCTGGGCCTGGACGACCGCCTCGGGACCGTGGAGGCGGGCAAGATTGCCAACCTGGTCGTCACCGACGGGTCGTACTTCGCGGAGGACACAAAGGTCACGCACGTCTTCGTAGACGGCCGGCTGTACGACTACAGCGCCGACGGCTCCGACGAGGGGGAGGTCAGCGGCGACGTGTCCGCGGTCCTCGGGACGTGGTCGTACACGCTTGACACCCCGCAGGGCGAGCTCTCCGGCGAGGTCACGATTGAGGGCGACCAGTCGGGCCTGGACGGCACCTTCGTCGGTCCCCAGGGCGACGAACAGCCGCTCCAGTCGGTGTCGTTCGACGGCACCACCCTCTCGTTCACGGTGGACTCCCCGCAGGGCGGCTCCGTGTCCGTCTCGGTGACGGTCGAGGGCGACACCTTCGACGGCTCCGCCTCCACGTCCGGCGGCTCGTTCCCCATCTCTGGGGAGCGCACCAGCGGTCCGAATGCGACTCAGAAGTAGTGTAAGCCCCCACGCCCCGCGCCGAACTCTGCGCGCCCCCTCCGACGATACTCTGCGTTCCGGTTCTACGATCTTCCATGCCTTCTGCTTTCCCCTCTCCCTATCGTTCCGTCTTCGGCGTCCTTGCCGCCATGCTGCTGTGGGCCGCGCCCACGCAGGCCCAGGACCAGCTCCGGGGCGACGCCCCGGACGACTGGCTCATTCAGGACGCCACCGTGCTGACCGTCACGAACGGCACCATTGAGAACGGCGACATCCTCGTCCGCGACGGCGACATCGCCCGGGTTGGACAGGACCTCTCCGCCCCGAGCGGCGTCGAGACGTACGACGCCAGCGGCGAGTACGTGATGCCCGGCATCGTGGAGGCCCACCAGCACATGGCCATCAGTGACGTCAACGAGGCCACCAACCCCGTCACCGCCGAGGTCGGCGTGGGCGACGTGCTCAACCCCTACGACATCGGCATCTACCGCGCGCTGGCGGGGGGCGTGACGACCGCCCACGTGATGCACGGCTCCGCCAACCCCATCGGCGGCCGCAACGAGACGATCAAGCTGCGCTACGGGGTCACGAACCCGGACCGCCTGCAGATGGACGGCGCGCCCCGGACGATCAAGTTTGCCCTCGGGGAGAACCCGACGGGGCTGTACGGCCAGGGGCGCGACCAGGTGCCCCGCACCCGCATGGGCGTGGAGCAGGTCATCCGGACGGCCCTCACCAAGGCCGAGCGCTACATGGAGGCGAAGCAGGCCTACCAGGACGGGGAGCGGGCCCGGCCGCCGGCCCACAGCGAGCGGATGGAAGTGCTCGCCCGGGTCCTCCGGGGCGACATTCTGGTACAAACCCACGGGTACCGCGCCGACGAGATGCTCATGCTCATGGACGTCTTTGAGGACTTCGGCATTCAGGACCTCGTCTTCCACCACGCGAACGAGGGCTTCAAGATTGCCCCCGAACTGGCGGCCTTCGGGGACAACGGCGCCGGCGCAACGGTCTTCTCGGACTGGTGGTCGTACAAGTTTGAGGTCTACTACTCCACCGCCTACAACGCCGCCGTCCTCGCGGAGAACGGCGTCAACGCGTCCATCAACTCCGACATTCCGGGGGAGCAGCGCGACCTGTACCTCCAGGCCGCCAAGACGCAACGGTACGGCGACCTCTCGGACACCCAGGCCCTCCGCCTCATCACCATCAATCCGGCCCGGCAGCTCGGCATCGCCGACCGTGTGGGGTCGATTGAGGAGGGCAAGGCCGCCGACCTGGCCCTCTTCAGCGAGCACCCGCTATCGGTCTACACCGAACCGCAGCGGACCTACGTCGACGGGGTCGTGCGCTTCGACCACGAGGAGGACCCCGACGACATGCGGCTCCGCGTGGACCCGGAAGGGACCGTCAACCTGGCGCGGGACGGCTGGAGCCGCCACGCCGCCCACAGCTGCCTGAAGGGCGTGGCCCAGCTGCGCGCCACCCGCAACGGCGTATCCCTCGAAAACACGGGCCGGTAAGTCCTGCCCCCCTGCCTCTCTGATCGCCTGCTGACCAACACGTTTGCTCATGCTTTCTCCCTTCTGCCCGCGGCCCCAGCGCGTCTTCGCGGGGCTGACCCTGCTCGTTGCCCTCCTGCTGGCCCTGCCCGCCCACGCCCAGAAGCAGCCCGGCTTTCAGGGGCCGTTTGCCCTGACGAACGCCCAGGTGATCGTCGCCCCCGGCGACACCCTCGACGACGGCACGGTCGTCATCCGTGACGACT is part of the Salinibacter ruber DSM 13855 genome and encodes:
- the gatB gene encoding Asp-tRNA(Asn)/Glu-tRNA(Gln) amidotransferase subunit GatB, with protein sequence MAYERYEPVIGLEVHVQLQTNAKIFSPDAAAFGAAPNTQVDPISLGHPGTLPVLNETVVKHALRLGVATHCSIADRSAFARKHYFYPDLPKGYQISQYDTPICYDGYLEVFPGEEEDASPSAPDSRRVGLTRIHMEEDAGKSVHASAGGTTRLDNNRCGVPLLEMVTEPDLRSPREASLFLQRLRQLVRYLGISDGNMEEGSLRCDANVSVRPQGREAFGTRTELKNMNSMRHVEQALDYEIARQIAAEERGESITQQTLLWDADAGTTRPMRSKEEAHDYRYLPDPDLVEVRIEDATVDEVRANLPELPRARRRRFVEEVGLPAYDAGVLTEERAVADYFEEALRHLYKRTKGGDTDAQAKAVSNFIMTEVMRVLNERDLSVSELGVGPERLAQLVFLRLQDKVSSNGAQEVFEAMLDAPDKSAGRIADERDLIQVTDRGAIAPVVEDVLNDNPDKVNTYLGGKDGLLGFFIGQVMQRFDGSPNPELVRSLLREKLDARRDTANVDE
- a CDS encoding TlpA family protein disulfide reductase; translation: MISSPSAHSRAALSGRCVLGALFLVVLCGACQPPSSSVRSHLTGRVAVDSSAGALDAYRDVRLLVVRPDGRRLDTLGHARPGPDGRFQMSISAPERGLYALSLWGRGGRAQLASTEYVVAPGDTATLRVSLPLRGEGLRPVSPENRALQAYRNAMTMHRRLLTRRLRTAPSNATMQVQNIRLTSSVLWGLRDRYPGTYAAGFAAVESLSLLEGWNDSLVVARAQRIGPASPHYADAAHIARRAEARLDGHRAALALLDTLEARAATARQRAGVQAARIQAFLDSAQVEAALSASQRLRARFPRTPWAEWARRTEYEAARLRPGMTAPNLTLRTLRGDTLSLHGLRGRPVVLEYYRPGLDLYALQRPLRNALYDATRADSVAFVSVSTEPDTLVNRAFLHNRRLPGHRAIAADGPQDPLVRRYNATRLPRWILIDDTGAIVDCYWAGDFPALRQGLTQLLHARPTAAAPLSLP
- a CDS encoding class I SAM-dependent methyltransferase, which produces MPSALSGTFSYIKNFLQDQDVAAIVPSSSFLVRRVCKWIDFEEDQVVVEYGPGNGVFSEFILDRMTADSTLLLVESNPDFVEMLEEWTSDDPRALVVQDRAERIVDILDAHDVDAVDYIVSGIPFSFFDEGEREELLARTRDVLAEDGKFLVYQNYNHLEAPLRKHFSAVTKEYEPRNIPPTMFVYEAQK
- the tpiA gene encoding triose-phosphate isomerase is translated as MLVAGNWKMNTDVPEGRALADAIAEGLSSTAADRGDVDFLVCPPYVHLPAVREALADVPVAVGAQDMHAQDEGAYTGDVSAPMLSSIGCDAVILGHSERRTYYDETDAEVNAKAQQARAHDLVPIVCVGETLEQRKAGEADTVVRSQVDGALSDVSIDGADELIVAYEPIWAIGTGESAAAEQAQAMHAVIRDDLRERYGGDVADEVPLLYGGSMKPHNAYGLLSQPDIDGGLIGSASLEAESFLGIAEKAAEVLETSGH
- a CDS encoding class I fructose-bisphosphate aldolase, with the translated sequence MAQATRTPIAKHLGDEAEDLLDHECETIPKDQIHLPGPDFVDRVWKGSDRSPQVLRSMQQIFNHGRLGGSGYISILPVDQGIEHSAGVSFAPNPMYFDPENIVKLAIEGGCNAVATTYGVLGSVARDYAHKIPFVLKINHSELLSYPNRYDQVPYARVEDAYEQGCVGVGATIYWGSEESNRQLQEISKIFSRAHELGMTTILWCYVRNKEFVLNGSNYEGSADLTGQANHLGATIEADIIKQKQPTLTGGYQAVRDHKDEGYAKDPSLVDEKLLTDHPIDMTRYQVANNYMGRCGLINSGGASGENDLQQVVRTAVINKRAGGMGLITGRKSFQKPMEEGVEILNAIQDVYLDDDITIA
- a CDS encoding sucrase ferredoxin, with protein sequence MASAFCSRLARSHGVSPRGTATEATHWLLIEDPSPWSTDAVEDAAWGPSVHEAIAGWTDTMPDLRVQLIRRGLQRWDDPGRIRCIAVRAGPRPVVREWSLGAYGDLPALRVPEALRGSGPALEAGPLVLTCVNGRRDACCAKWGRPVAQAVADAAPEAAWQTSHLGGHRFAPTALVLPDGTHYGWLRPADMADLVGAHRDGHLHDLDRVRGAVHQPRPVQAACLSLRQRRGATALPAVRGVGLDETDEGWAVRVRAEGEPRTAHVWQEQEGTPFPHSCGSREAKPQRAWRVRWTADEAAGP
- a CDS encoding AAA family ATPase, which codes for MPEPESPEPDAAPPADEAPEAAPDTPPLDPYTAHYPPWARELARKYFTKTVSTFILHGDIRDVVPTEDRDGARIYPPLRRFLTDDLFAARDVVVFYDRSAGIHFADAASRRDFSRALAGEERLAGTEYENNLPKAPNKVFELLEDYFRLRLSNGTRVACVIDYAETVAPMAEASMYSAPDRQSLVYLQKWSRDSLFLESDFTLTLLTENLTDLNQQLVQSPHTAEIYVPIPEGDDRQAYIDWALDERGDRFRAHSDVSPEALAQNTAGLNYTQLRTILADVLENQNRLTAATLSDLKKEFIEAEAYGMLEFIETDNSLDLIAGHTEAKRHLRQAAHAVQTGQHDVLPMGYLVSGPVGCGKTFLINCFAGEIGIPMVKLKNFRSQWQGVTEGNLEKILNLLEAMTPVAVMIDEADAALGDRDAQGDSGVSQRVFSQIVSFMSDPAHRGRVIFFLVTARPDLMPVDLKRQGRAEEHLSLFYPHTRADREELLRVMMRRTGVDLPIEAVPPELLEGERTYSGADMEAVLTRAAFRAAGSNDGTVTPALLQETVNDFIPPTYPTEVELQQLAAVLECTSRDLLPERFRSMKREEVVERLEQLKRMVD
- a CDS encoding amidohydrolase family protein codes for the protein MTASTFRRYGFGLLSLVLLVLPSRLAAQDYEVPTVTDTYALQNARVVQAPGQVLESATVVVRDGVIDAVGPDAEVPYDARTIEADSLVVYAGFIDGLSHAGVEMPEGEDTDVEDPGNPPPDAAGIQPDRSVRPFLSPDESALQSLRKAGFTLGHVAPEGQMLPGASAHVFYGGETANDMVLEAGPTLFAQLQTADGYVYPATGMAVIAQMRQLYREAERRQQLEAAYERDPTGRPQPPQDPQHSALFSVLDGEQPLAFYADEALSLHRILALHQELDFPLVLAGLGESHELVDALQAVDAPLFLTLDLPEEPTRSTGQDTTTADTTSTPSRYYNPDLQVPSHETVAEEEENLELRHAMERQDYLETAATLHDAGLEFGFTTREADPGDVRGNLRTMIDQGLPEQTALAALTTRPAAQLGLDDRLGTVEAGKIANLVVTDGSYFAEDTKVTHVFVDGRLYDYSADGSDEGEVSGDVSAVLGTWSYTLDTPQGELSGEVTIEGDQSGLDGTFVGPQGDEQPLQSVSFDGTTLSFTVDSPQGGSVSVSVTVEGDTFDGSASTSGGSFPISGERTSGPNATQK